The following are encoded together in the Carboxydothermus pertinax genome:
- the murC gene encoding UDP-N-acetylmuramate--L-alanine ligase, which yields MPAAHFIAIGGIGMSGLARILHAQGYRVSGSDIKESELISKLRQEGITVFLGHRVENLAPDVNLVVVSTAVSPENPELLKARELGIPILHRGELLAKLMLEKKGIAVAGAHGKTTTSSMIAYVLEKEGFDPAIAVGGEIVDLGYNAKAGHGEYMVAEADESDGSFLKLKPYVAVITNIEADHLDYYQNFANIKKAFRDYAYNIRPEGFGVFCWDNVNIRELLEGYKKRKFTYGFSPGSDFMLRDYREEQNQLVAKLYYKNKLEGELRLRVPGKHNVLNAAAATVVLRNIGLSFKAIAGELSNFSGAKRRFQILGEKKGALIVDDYAHHPTEVEATLKAAKLYKDRELLVVFQPHRYTRTNFFYKEFAKALLDVENVVLTGIYSAGEKPIPGVTGEIIAKEMEKLGRKPLYFESLEEVYTYLESSLHSGLLVLLMGAGNINQVGYKLLGKASRKWKNKK from the coding sequence ATGCCTGCAGCACATTTTATCGCGATTGGTGGCATAGGGATGAGTGGGCTTGCCCGGATTTTGCATGCCCAGGGTTACCGGGTATCCGGTTCGGATATTAAAGAGTCTGAACTTATCTCTAAGCTTCGCCAGGAAGGAATTACGGTTTTTCTTGGTCATAGGGTAGAAAATTTAGCTCCTGATGTAAATCTAGTAGTGGTGTCTACCGCTGTAAGTCCGGAAAACCCGGAACTTTTAAAAGCCCGGGAATTGGGAATACCTATATTGCATCGGGGAGAGCTTTTAGCCAAATTAATGCTCGAAAAAAAAGGTATTGCGGTGGCAGGGGCTCACGGGAAAACCACTACCTCTTCCATGATTGCCTATGTCCTTGAAAAGGAAGGATTTGATCCGGCGATTGCCGTTGGGGGAGAAATAGTAGATTTGGGTTATAATGCTAAAGCAGGGCACGGAGAGTATATGGTAGCGGAAGCCGATGAAAGTGATGGTTCCTTTTTAAAACTAAAGCCTTATGTCGCGGTAATTACCAATATTGAAGCGGATCATCTTGATTATTATCAAAACTTTGCTAATATCAAAAAAGCCTTTCGGGATTATGCCTATAATATTCGTCCGGAGGGTTTTGGGGTTTTTTGCTGGGATAATGTTAATATTCGCGAGCTTTTAGAAGGTTATAAAAAGCGGAAATTTACTTACGGTTTTTCCCCGGGAAGTGACTTTATGTTAAGAGATTACCGGGAAGAACAAAATCAATTGGTAGCTAAACTTTATTACAAAAATAAGCTTGAAGGGGAACTTCGTTTAAGAGTTCCCGGAAAACATAATGTTTTAAATGCAGCAGCAGCAACGGTAGTTTTACGAAATATAGGTCTTTCCTTTAAAGCTATTGCTGGAGAACTAAGTAATTTTAGCGGTGCTAAAAGACGGTTTCAAATTTTAGGAGAAAAAAAGGGAGCATTAATTGTTGATGATTACGCTCACCATCCTACGGAAGTTGAGGCTACATTAAAAGCAGCAAAACTTTACAAAGACCGGGAACTTTTAGTGGTTTTTCAGCCCCACCGCTATACCCGGACCAATTTCTTTTATAAAGAATTTGCCAAAGCTCTTTTAGATGTAGAAAATGTGGTGTTGACCGGGATTTATTCGGCAGGAGAAAAACCTATCCCTGGGGTTACTGGTGAAATAATTGCCAAGGAGATGGAAAAGTTAGGGCGAAAACCACTCTATTTCGAATCCTTAGAGGAAGTTTATACGTATTTAGAAAGTAGTTTACATTCGGGGCTTTTGGTGTTATTAATGGGAGCCGGTAATATAAATCAAGTAGGTTATAAGCTTTTAGGAAAGGCGTCACGAAAATGGAAAAACAAAAAATAA
- the murB gene encoding UDP-N-acetylmuramate dehydrogenase yields the protein MEKQKIKKELAKRVSTPVLEDEPLSRHTTWKIGGPADFLIEPRSIEELSEVIHFLKVNSLNFRVIGNGSNILALDKGFRGVIIKTKKINKVEFCPDGKVFAEAGILLPALTAKALLFEFSGFEEFVGIPGTVGGAVRQNAGAHEKEIKDVVKKIWAVNEKGGILEFLAADCNFNYRTSRFKEERLWVVKAEFSLRPGNKEEILEKIRNYRQKRKASQPLEYHNAGSVFKNPAGIPAWRLIQEAGAQGLKKGGAVVSKKHANFIVNTGGATAQDVLYLINKIQEMVWNKFSIKLLLEVEILGE from the coding sequence ATGGAAAAACAAAAAATAAAAAAAGAATTAGCTAAAAGAGTAAGTACGCCGGTGCTCGAAGATGAGCCACTATCCCGTCATACTACCTGGAAAATTGGCGGACCGGCGGATTTTTTAATTGAACCTCGGAGCATAGAGGAACTTTCGGAAGTTATCCATTTTTTAAAGGTAAATTCCCTAAACTTTAGAGTAATTGGAAACGGTTCTAATATTCTTGCCTTAGATAAAGGTTTCCGGGGAGTTATAATTAAAACTAAAAAAATAAATAAAGTAGAGTTTTGCCCTGATGGCAAAGTTTTTGCCGAAGCGGGGATTTTATTACCGGCCTTAACGGCTAAAGCGCTGTTGTTTGAATTTAGCGGATTCGAAGAGTTCGTAGGTATTCCTGGTACTGTTGGGGGGGCAGTTCGGCAAAATGCCGGAGCCCATGAAAAAGAAATAAAAGACGTTGTAAAAAAAATATGGGCAGTAAATGAAAAAGGGGGAATATTGGAATTTTTGGCGGCAGATTGTAACTTTAACTACCGCACTAGTCGCTTTAAAGAAGAACGTTTATGGGTAGTGAAAGCCGAGTTTTCGTTAAGGCCAGGAAATAAAGAAGAAATTTTAGAAAAAATCCGGAATTATCGCCAAAAGAGGAAAGCGTCTCAGCCCTTGGAATACCACAATGCTGGCAGTGTATTTAAAAACCCTGCAGGAATACCTGCCTGGAGGTTGATTCAAGAGGCCGGAGCCCAGGGTTTAAAAAAAGGAGGAGCGGTTGTTTCCAAGAAGCATGCTAATTTTATTGTAAATACCGGTGGTGCTACGGCGCAGGATGTGCTTTATTTAATTAACAAAATCCAAGAAATGGTATGGAATAAGTTTTCCATAAAACTTTTATTGGAAGTGGAAATCTTAGGGGAGTAG
- the murA gene encoding UDP-N-acetylglucosamine 1-carboxyvinyltransferase, which translates to MEKFFIVGSRGLKGEIKVSGAKNSALPILAATLLTREPCILENIPKLEDINIMLSILKKLGSKVEFGQVLAVQNNRINEVFVPEELARRIRASNLLLGPLVARFQEGVVPLPGGCNIGNRPMDLHLKGLKLLGAEVEEKAGFIKARAKKLKGAEIHLDFPSVGATENLMLAATLAQGTTVIRNAAREPEIVDLQNFLNLMGAKVKGAGTDVVKITGVNYLRGVHHKIIPDRIEAGTHMVMAAATQSDIIISGVIPEHLEAIMAKLRETGAAITFGGDWVRVTGKSIIKPVDIKTMPYPGFPTDMQPQIVALLTLAQGTSIISEGVFDNRFKHVEELRRMGADIRLESRIAVIKGVPKLTGASVIAHDLRAAAALVIAGLAAEGMTVLEGIKNLDRGYENLDLKYQLIGAQIKRVNGEEKY; encoded by the coding sequence GTGGAAAAGTTTTTTATTGTAGGCAGTCGTGGTTTAAAAGGAGAGATAAAAGTAAGTGGAGCGAAAAACTCGGCATTACCAATACTAGCTGCGACCCTTTTAACCCGTGAACCGTGTATTCTTGAAAACATTCCTAAACTTGAAGACATAAACATAATGCTTTCCATCTTAAAAAAATTAGGAAGTAAAGTAGAGTTTGGCCAGGTACTGGCAGTTCAAAATAATCGCATTAATGAGGTTTTTGTCCCCGAGGAATTAGCCAGACGAATTCGAGCTTCAAACCTGCTTTTAGGCCCCCTGGTGGCTCGTTTTCAAGAAGGGGTAGTCCCCCTTCCTGGCGGTTGCAATATTGGAAACCGGCCAATGGATTTACATTTAAAGGGCTTAAAGCTTTTGGGAGCAGAAGTGGAAGAAAAAGCCGGTTTTATTAAGGCCCGGGCGAAAAAGCTTAAAGGAGCGGAAATTCACCTGGATTTTCCCTCGGTAGGCGCTACCGAAAACCTCATGCTGGCAGCAACTTTAGCTCAAGGAACTACGGTTATACGAAATGCTGCTCGAGAACCGGAGATTGTGGATTTACAAAACTTTTTAAACCTGATGGGAGCAAAGGTCAAAGGTGCAGGTACCGATGTTGTGAAAATAACCGGAGTAAATTATCTAAGAGGGGTTCACCACAAAATCATACCGGACAGAATTGAAGCAGGAACTCACATGGTAATGGCAGCAGCAACTCAAAGTGATATAATAATTTCGGGAGTTATTCCGGAACATTTAGAAGCGATAATGGCAAAGCTTCGGGAAACAGGAGCAGCAATAACCTTTGGTGGGGACTGGGTTAGGGTTACCGGTAAAAGCATCATTAAGCCGGTTGACATAAAAACTATGCCCTACCCGGGATTTCCTACCGATATGCAACCGCAAATTGTAGCTTTACTCACCTTAGCTCAGGGTACCAGTATAATATCTGAAGGGGTATTTGATAATCGTTTTAAACACGTAGAAGAATTAAGGCGCATGGGCGCTGATATCCGCTTAGAAAGTAGAATTGCGGTGATTAAAGGCGTTCCCAAGCTTACGGGCGCCTCAGTTATTGCCCATGATTTAAGAGCTGCTGCTGCTCTTGTTATTGCTGGTCTTGCGGCCGAAGGCATGACGGTTTTGGAAGGAATAAAAAACCTCGATAGGGGTTATGAAAATTTAGATTTAAAATATCAGTTAATTGGGGCTCAGATAAAAAGAGTAAATGGAGAAGAAAAATATTAA
- a CDS encoding cell division protein FtsQ/DivIB codes for MRSSFFDVKEIDIKCNAQNRVYYEKAVSSLKGVNLFTIKNNEVAAKLLAYPRVKSVSIKRRYPATLIIEINERKPFMAIPQENQKLAVLAEDFTVIDLVDPGTLDLPVVVGFNSKSLKPGDKVAKDSLEPIKIYLQAMSIEQKKILSTFKYDSEEGVVGYTKNGVKLIFGDDRDVQQKLIIALALFQELGNRGKKIEYINVSFKGAPVVKYEEDTRTSQ; via the coding sequence TTGCGCTCTTCCTTTTTTGATGTAAAAGAAATAGACATTAAATGTAATGCCCAAAATCGGGTATATTATGAGAAAGCAGTATCTTCTTTAAAAGGTGTAAATCTGTTTACTATAAAAAATAATGAAGTAGCGGCTAAACTCTTAGCTTATCCTAGGGTGAAAAGTGTTAGTATTAAGCGAAGATACCCGGCTACTCTAATCATTGAAATTAACGAACGTAAGCCTTTTATGGCTATTCCCCAGGAAAACCAGAAGTTAGCTGTTTTAGCCGAGGATTTTACTGTAATCGATTTAGTTGACCCTGGAACTTTGGACCTTCCGGTAGTGGTAGGATTTAACAGTAAAAGTTTAAAACCAGGAGATAAAGTGGCAAAGGACAGTTTAGAACCAATAAAAATTTACTTACAGGCAATGAGTATTGAACAAAAGAAAATCCTTTCTACTTTTAAATACGATAGCGAGGAAGGGGTGGTTGGTTACACTAAAAATGGGGTAAAGCTAATTTTTGGTGATGACCGGGATGTACAACAAAAATTAATAATAGCTTTAGCTCTTTTTCAAGAGCTGGGTAATAGAGGTAAAAAAATTGAGTATATAAACGTGAGTTTCAAAGGAGCGCCGGTGGTGAAATATGAAGAAGATACCCGAACATCTCAATAA
- a CDS encoding DUF881 domain-containing protein, whose translation MKKIPEHLNKNKFGLMFVFFILGIMLATQFRLTRQMPTTFTSERTALLARQVAAAEKKHKELVQEVEGLRSKVSKLTEEQDHLKAYQDTLTKYQILAGTLAVEGRGIEVILDDAKKPLTTDENPNLYVIHDADVLLVLNELRAAGAEALGINGERVTAMTEIRCIGPTILMNKTKRIAAPFVIQAIGNPDALRSSLMMPGGVYDQLKDFITINIKTSENIKIKALTPPDFAYLKEGEK comes from the coding sequence ATGAAGAAGATACCCGAACATCTCAATAAAAATAAATTTGGACTTATGTTTGTTTTTTTCATTTTGGGAATAATGCTAGCCACCCAATTTAGGTTAACCCGGCAAATGCCAACTACCTTTACCAGTGAGCGGACGGCACTGCTTGCCCGTCAGGTTGCCGCAGCAGAAAAAAAACATAAAGAGTTAGTCCAAGAAGTGGAAGGATTAAGGAGTAAGGTTTCCAAGCTTACGGAAGAGCAAGACCATTTAAAAGCGTACCAGGATACCCTTACTAAATACCAGATCTTAGCAGGCACTTTAGCGGTAGAAGGGCGCGGGATTGAAGTAATTTTAGATGATGCTAAAAAACCTTTAACGACTGATGAAAACCCCAATCTTTATGTTATTCATGATGCAGATGTGCTTTTAGTTTTAAACGAACTGCGAGCTGCCGGAGCTGAAGCTCTGGGAATAAATGGTGAACGGGTTACAGCCATGACTGAAATTCGCTGTATCGGGCCAACAATCTTGATGAATAAGACAAAACGAATTGCTGCACCTTTTGTCATTCAGGCAATAGGTAATCCGGATGCTTTACGAAGCTCTTTGATGATGCCGGGGGGAGTGTACGATCAACTAAAAGATTTTATTACCATTAATATAAAAACCTCGGAAAACATCAAAATAAAAGCTCTAACACCACCAGATTTTGCCTATTTAAAAGAGGGGGAGAAATAA
- a CDS encoding DUF881 domain-containing protein — MKPVKLPYTLMVVSLILGFLLTVQIRVSREMVNAPPLERSFELTARLKNLTAEIDGLMQEKTSLTQKINLLEKGGKVAEEALLAEIDKNRFWAGATEAHGPGVKIILNNPPGFGTKSELFNVRDEDLFNLLNELKAAGAEGIAVNGQRVTALTEIRMAGSKIVINTKVVYPPYEILAVGNPDQLKTSLENGIVATFREWQMEVTVTKENNVILPAYDQAIEFNYVKPQEAK, encoded by the coding sequence TTGAAACCGGTTAAATTACCCTACACTTTAATGGTAGTAAGTTTAATCTTGGGATTTTTGCTGACTGTACAAATTCGGGTTAGCCGGGAAATGGTGAATGCTCCGCCCCTTGAACGAAGCTTTGAATTAACTGCCCGGCTTAAAAACTTAACAGCAGAAATTGACGGGTTAATGCAGGAAAAAACAAGTTTAACGCAAAAAATAAATTTACTGGAAAAGGGTGGCAAAGTTGCCGAAGAGGCTTTACTTGCGGAGATCGATAAAAATCGTTTTTGGGCAGGAGCTACTGAAGCTCACGGACCGGGAGTAAAAATAATATTAAATAACCCCCCTGGCTTTGGTACTAAATCGGAGTTATTTAATGTGCGCGATGAAGACCTATTTAATCTTTTAAATGAGTTAAAAGCTGCCGGAGCGGAAGGAATTGCGGTAAATGGGCAACGGGTTACTGCTTTAACGGAGATTCGGATGGCCGGTAGTAAAATTGTAATTAACACCAAGGTTGTATATCCTCCTTATGAGATATTAGCTGTTGGCAATCCTGACCAATTAAAAACTTCTTTAGAAAACGGGATTGTAGCAACTTTTCGGGAATGGCAGATGGAAGTTACCGTTACCAAAGAAAACAATGTTATTTTACCGGCTTATGATCAGGCCATTGAATTTAATTATGTAAAACCCCAGGAGGCGAAATAA
- a CDS encoding small basic family protein — MMWLAVVGLIIGIFIGLIIPLGVPIAYSKYLSVALLAALDSVFGGVRANMENNYDNIIFITGFFSNTLLAGILAWIGERMGVELYTAAIFVFGVRIFQNLAIIRRHLLKR; from the coding sequence ATAATGTGGTTGGCGGTAGTGGGACTTATAATTGGAATTTTTATAGGCTTAATTATACCTTTAGGAGTACCTATTGCTTATTCCAAGTACCTTTCGGTTGCTTTACTTGCAGCCCTTGATTCAGTTTTTGGTGGAGTGCGGGCCAATATGGAAAATAACTATGACAATATTATTTTTATAACAGGTTTTTTCAGTAACACTCTTTTAGCTGGAATCCTGGCCTGGATTGGGGAACGGATGGGGGTTGAACTGTACACGGCAGCAATTTTTGTTTTTGGTGTTAGGATTTTTCAAAACTTGGCCATTATTAGGCGCCATTTATTAAAAAGGTAA
- the ftsA gene encoding cell division protein FtsA: protein MAKKEMIAVVDIGSSKVVALIGEIDADGQVTLLGLGETAASGIKKGAIVDIEGTVKAIKSSLEKAEQIVGYSINSAVVSFTAPSIMSLNNKSVVAVTNLEREITPEDVNRVLNATKIVPIPPDKKIIKAIPRFYTVDGFSGVIDPIGMTGSRLEAETHIIAVSQSTFANLQKVTSRAGLNVLEFIPAILASAEAVLYPAEKELGCLLIDIGAGTMELTIYYEGSLFFTGAIPVGDQYITNDLAIGLRTPLAMAEKLKVEAGIALARLVEDDEYLEVENVGGTDKQKVSKQMVAAIIEARVREMFELARKEVRESGFTGLLPGGVILTGGGAMLPGVREVAQEIFDLPVRVGIPGGLGNLPTNLITPRYASAIGALMLAVKQYQEEPEDHDGMDFLSQLIQKIKSFFSELF from the coding sequence GTGGCCAAAAAAGAAATGATTGCGGTGGTGGATATAGGTAGTTCGAAAGTTGTGGCATTAATCGGCGAAATTGATGCTGATGGTCAAGTAACTCTTTTAGGGTTAGGAGAAACTGCAGCCTCAGGAATAAAAAAAGGAGCTATTGTTGACATAGAAGGAACAGTTAAGGCTATTAAATCTTCCTTAGAGAAAGCGGAGCAAATTGTCGGTTATAGTATAAATTCTGCAGTTGTGAGTTTTACTGCCCCGTCCATAATGTCCCTAAACAATAAGAGTGTGGTTGCTGTAACCAATCTTGAGAGGGAAATTACTCCCGAAGATGTAAACCGAGTCTTAAACGCCACCAAGATTGTTCCCATTCCTCCGGATAAAAAAATAATTAAGGCTATCCCCAGGTTTTATACCGTAGATGGTTTTTCTGGAGTAATTGATCCTATTGGTATGACAGGGTCGCGTTTGGAAGCGGAAACTCATATTATTGCCGTTTCCCAAAGTACCTTTGCCAATTTACAAAAAGTTACCAGCAGAGCAGGATTAAATGTTCTGGAATTTATTCCAGCAATCCTGGCCAGTGCTGAGGCAGTTTTATATCCGGCAGAAAAGGAACTGGGTTGTTTATTAATTGATATTGGAGCCGGGACAATGGAGCTTACAATCTACTACGAGGGAAGTTTATTTTTTACCGGGGCAATACCGGTAGGTGATCAATACATTACCAATGACCTGGCCATTGGTTTAAGGACTCCTTTAGCCATGGCAGAAAAGCTTAAAGTTGAAGCGGGTATCGCCCTTGCAAGATTAGTGGAGGATGATGAATATTTAGAAGTGGAAAATGTTGGTGGTACGGACAAACAAAAGGTGTCGAAGCAAATGGTAGCGGCAATTATCGAAGCTAGAGTACGGGAGATGTTTGAACTTGCCCGTAAGGAAGTACGAGAGTCAGGATTTACAGGCTTATTACCAGGAGGAGTCATATTAACTGGGGGCGGTGCTATGTTACCTGGAGTTCGCGAGGTAGCCCAGGAAATTTTTGATTTACCGGTGCGGGTAGGGATTCCCGGAGGTTTAGGAAATTTACCCACTAATTTAATTACTCCCCGGTATGCTTCGGCTATTGGAGCGTTAATGTTAGCGGTGAAACAGTACCAGGAGGAGCCGGAAGATCATGATGGTATGGATTTCTTAAGCCAGCTTATTCAAAAAATAAAGTCCTTTTTTAGTGAATTATTTTAA
- the ftsZ gene encoding cell division protein FtsZ gives MLEFDLEFQNNATIKVIGVGGGGSNAVNRMIMSGLKGVEFIAVNTDAQALKLSKAPTRIQIGVKLTKGLGAGANPEIGEKAAEENRDDLYAALKGADMVFVTAGMGGGTGTGAAPIVAEIAKELGALTVGVVTRPFTFEGKKRAIQAEKGIENLKSRVDTLITIPNDRLLQVIDKNTPMLEAFRIADDVLRQGVQGISDLIAVPALINLDFADVKTIMKDAGSALMGIGVASGDNRAVEAARQAISSPLLETSIEGARGVLLNITGGSSLSLFEVQEAADIIAQAADPEANIIFGAGIDETMQEEVRVTVIATGFDHKPEKKEVKPEINFKEFSTSDNDTGIEIPAFLRRRG, from the coding sequence ATGTTAGAGTTTGACCTTGAATTTCAAAACAACGCAACGATAAAGGTAATTGGGGTAGGTGGCGGTGGCAGCAATGCAGTAAACCGAATGATTATGTCTGGTTTAAAAGGGGTTGAGTTTATTGCAGTTAATACCGATGCTCAGGCATTAAAACTTTCCAAAGCTCCTACTCGTATTCAAATAGGCGTAAAACTAACTAAAGGCCTAGGAGCGGGGGCTAACCCGGAGATAGGTGAAAAAGCTGCTGAAGAAAACCGGGATGACCTGTATGCAGCTTTAAAAGGGGCCGACATGGTGTTTGTTACTGCTGGCATGGGTGGTGGTACGGGGACCGGCGCTGCACCCATTGTGGCAGAAATTGCTAAAGAATTAGGGGCCCTAACTGTAGGCGTGGTTACCCGGCCTTTTACCTTTGAAGGAAAAAAACGGGCAATACAAGCGGAAAAAGGCATTGAAAATTTAAAAAGTCGGGTTGATACTTTAATTACTATCCCCAACGACCGTTTACTTCAAGTTATTGATAAAAATACTCCAATGTTAGAAGCCTTTAGAATTGCCGATGATGTTCTTCGGCAAGGGGTGCAGGGTATCTCTGATTTAATTGCGGTTCCAGCCTTAATTAACCTGGATTTTGCGGATGTTAAAACAATTATGAAAGATGCTGGTTCTGCCTTAATGGGAATTGGAGTTGCGTCTGGCGATAACCGGGCGGTGGAAGCAGCCCGGCAGGCAATTTCCAGCCCGCTTTTGGAAACTTCTATCGAAGGGGCTCGCGGGGTACTGTTAAATATTACTGGTGGTAGTTCCTTAAGTCTCTTTGAGGTGCAGGAAGCGGCAGATATCATTGCTCAGGCAGCTGATCCTGAAGCCAACATTATTTTTGGGGCTGGGATCGATGAAACAATGCAGGAAGAGGTGCGGGTAACGGTAATTGCTACAGGGTTTGACCATAAACCTGAGAAAAAAGAAGTAAAACCGGAAATTAACTTTAAAGAGTTTTCGACCTCGGATAACGATACTGGAATTGAAATTCCTGCCTTTTTAAGGAGAAGAGGATAA
- the selD gene encoding selenide, water dikinase SelD produces MDTIKLTQLVSCAGUAAKMSPETLAQVLRFLPEINDPNALVGTNTADDAAVYRISDEQAIVLTVDYFTPVVDDPYYFGVIAAANSLSDIYAMGAKPLFALNVVGFPKKLPSEILATILKGGAEKAREAGIPVLGGHTVDDAEPKYGMVVCGLVHPDKIVKNHPPKIGDSLILTKPLGIGVLTTGMKRGIVPDDIARKAIEVMVTLNDKASEAMLEVGVSAATDITGFGLLGHLKEMLQEEYGAKLNLTRIPVVDGAWEFAGMRVFPGGAKNNLNYLEPHLIFNGDFAEEEKLFLADPQTSGGLLVAVSQDKKGKLLEKLQQKGVLGVEIGIITGNKGKIVVER; encoded by the coding sequence ATGGATACCATAAAATTAACCCAATTGGTAAGCTGCGCCGGGTGAGCGGCAAAAATGAGTCCTGAGACTCTAGCGCAAGTTTTGCGCTTTTTACCGGAAATAAACGACCCCAATGCTTTAGTTGGTACCAATACTGCCGATGATGCGGCGGTTTACCGGATATCCGACGAGCAGGCAATTGTTCTTACGGTGGACTATTTTACACCGGTGGTCGATGATCCGTATTACTTTGGAGTGATTGCTGCAGCAAACTCCTTAAGCGATATTTATGCTATGGGGGCTAAACCGCTCTTTGCCTTAAATGTGGTGGGTTTTCCCAAAAAGCTACCTTCTGAGATTTTAGCTACAATTTTAAAAGGCGGAGCGGAAAAAGCCCGGGAAGCTGGTATACCGGTTTTAGGTGGTCATACTGTGGATGATGCTGAACCCAAATACGGTATGGTAGTTTGCGGTCTGGTGCATCCGGATAAAATCGTAAAAAATCACCCCCCGAAGATTGGAGATTCTTTAATCTTAACCAAGCCTTTAGGGATTGGAGTGCTTACCACCGGAATGAAACGGGGGATAGTACCGGACGATATAGCGAGAAAAGCTATCGAGGTAATGGTAACTCTAAATGATAAAGCGTCCGAGGCGATGCTGGAAGTTGGTGTTTCGGCTGCTACTGATATTACAGGCTTTGGCCTTTTGGGTCACCTCAAGGAAATGCTTCAGGAAGAGTATGGGGCCAAGCTTAACCTTACTAGAATTCCGGTTGTGGATGGAGCCTGGGAGTTTGCCGGGATGCGGGTATTTCCTGGAGGGGCAAAAAACAATTTAAACTATTTAGAACCCCATTTAATTTTTAACGGGGATTTTGCCGAAGAAGAAAAACTTTTCTTAGCGGATCCCCAAACCTCTGGAGGTCTTTTAGTAGCTGTTTCTCAGGATAAAAAAGGAAAGCTTTTGGAAAAACTTCAACAAAAAGGTGTTTTGGGCGTTGAGATTGGCATAATAACTGGTAACAAAGGAAAAATTGTCGTTGAAAGATAA
- a CDS encoding sigma-E processing peptidase SpoIIGA: protein MPVYTLEYVILGNFLLSFTTLTFAAKTLDLKVNLLKHLLFSTLGAIMAWIYLVWPYFWVKILAIFLYFALIYLFTQSIAITLKLSLLILSCYFMLDGIYQALISRGYHPVILLLLGLIFSFLGTYVKRQYQKIRRLKKYGFFLEISYAGKKVTLKSYLDTGNQLYDPLSGWPVIIVEYRAVKKILPQDFFASNRARKIPFRAVGKERGYLWGFIPDWLKIWQEREVWLVKKAVVAVTFQSLNSDYMALLSEELLKSA from the coding sequence ATGCCTGTTTATACTTTAGAATATGTTATCCTTGGAAACTTCCTTTTAAGCTTTACTACCTTAACTTTTGCTGCGAAAACTTTAGATTTAAAAGTAAATCTGTTAAAACATCTATTGTTTTCAACCCTTGGAGCTATCATGGCTTGGATATATTTAGTGTGGCCTTATTTCTGGGTGAAAATCCTCGCAATCTTCCTTTACTTTGCCCTTATTTATCTTTTTACCCAATCTATTGCAATAACGTTAAAACTATCCCTGTTAATCCTGTCTTGTTATTTTATGCTAGATGGTATCTATCAAGCATTAATTTCCCGGGGATACCATCCGGTAATCTTGCTACTTTTAGGATTAATTTTTAGTTTCTTGGGAACTTACGTTAAAAGACAGTATCAAAAAATTAGGAGATTAAAAAAATATGGCTTTTTCCTGGAAATTTCTTATGCGGGGAAAAAGGTGACTTTAAAAAGCTATCTTGATACCGGAAATCAGCTTTATGACCCCCTATCGGGATGGCCAGTTATTATTGTAGAGTACCGGGCGGTTAAGAAAATCTTACCGCAAGATTTTTTTGCCAGCAACAGGGCTAGAAAAATACCCTTTAGGGCAGTGGGGAAGGAGCGGGGTTATTTGTGGGGCTTTATTCCCGATTGGCTTAAAATCTGGCAGGAGAGGGAAGTTTGGCTGGTAAAAAAAGCGGTGGTGGCAGTAACCTTTCAATCGTTAAATTCTGACTACATGGCCCTTCTTTCGGAAGAGCTTTTAAAATCGGCTTAA